A part of Stegostoma tigrinum isolate sSteTig4 chromosome 6, sSteTig4.hap1, whole genome shotgun sequence genomic DNA contains:
- the lamtor1 gene encoding ragulator complex protein LAMTOR1 yields the protein MGCCYSSEGDSSEQDREEGKPLLIPVANAASKSSGGTEPNYRSIPSSRFPDEQALLNTILSKTAHNIIDVSAADSQGMEQHEYMDRARQYSTRLAMISGSTQCKRVTSLPTLTNQPHQVLASEPVPPSDIQQISKIAAYASSALSQIKVDAKEELVVQFAIP from the exons ATGGGCTGTTGTTATAGCAGTGAGGGCGACAGCAGTGAACAG GATCGTGAGGAAGGAAAACCACTGCTTATCCCTGTAGCCAACGCTGCCAGCAAATCATCAGGTGGCACTGAGCCCAACTATCGCAGTATTCCTTCTTCCCGTTTCCCAGATGAACAAGCTCTTCTTAACACTATTCTCAGCAAAACAGCACA TAACATCATTGATGTGTCAGCAGCAGATTCCCAGGGAATGGAGCAGCATGAGTACATGGATCGCGCACGACAGTACAG CACAAGGTTAGCAATGATCAGTGGATCGACACAGTGTAAGCGAGTCACCTCCCTGCCAACGTTGACCAACCAACCACACCAGGTTCTGGCCAGTGAACCTGTACCCCCTTCAGACATTCAGCAG ATTTCCAAAATCGCTGCTTATGCATCAAGTGCTCTTTCCCAGATCAAAGTGGATGCCAAGGAAGAACTTGTGGTGCAATTTGCGATTCCCTGA